In Candidatus Kaelpia imicola, the DNA window TGGGTTTCAGCCGGGCGGAGCTGGACGATCCCCAACATTTCTATCTGGATAAGATACTGGTTGATGTCATTGAAGTGGTGAAGGGTTTCCAGGCCGATCAGCACAAGATTCCCGTAATAGCCGCCGGAGGTATTTTTGACGGCAAGGATATTGCCAGGGTGATGAAGCTGGGAGCCAGTGGAGTACAGATGGCCACAAGATTCGTTTGCACGCATGAGTGCGACGTGTCGCCAAAGTATAAAGAAATGTATATTAACGCGAAGGAAGAGGGTATAGTGATCATTCAGAGTCCGGTAGGCCTGCCGGGGCGGGTGATCCGTAATGATTTTGTCACGAGGATAATGCAGGGCGAACGTATTGATTTCGAATGCGCATATCAGTGCCTGTCTACGTGTAATCCGAAAAAAGTCAATTACTGTATCGGCAAAGCGCTCATCAATGCGTCCCGGGGCCGGATGGACAAAGGTTTCGCCATGTGCGGGTCCAACGCTTATCGTATTAATAAAATAATTTCGGTGAAGGAATTGATCAACGAGTTAGTGAAAGAAGCGAGGAAGAGCTATGTCCTATAATATGAAAGATATTATTGACCCTCATCTTATTTATTCCACTGACAAGAGCTCAATCTGTCCTGATTGTTCTAAGTCAACCAGTTCTTGGCATACTTTTTCCGCTTCCTCCGAATACAGCCAGTTGCGAAACTCGTCCAATACGGGGAGATGCGAGCCCGAGAAAATCTTAGTATGAAATTTATCTCTGATTTGGCTATTTATGCACTTTTTGCCGCTATAACGTCAATAATTTGATCCCGGTTATTCAGAGATATAATTACAACTAATATTTGCACGGGGAGAGCCATGTATTCATAAGTAATTGGTATATAAAGAGTTAGTAGAAATAGCCTCTTCATATAGGAGAGGCTATTTTATATATGCTTGGTGCTGAAAGAGTTATGAATGTAGCTATTTCTATAAGCCTTCCCGTTAATTATTTTTTAAATTCTTTCTTAATTAAATCAGGAAATAATTAGCCTTAAAGTATCTCTCTATCTCTGCGACATTAGAGATTTTGGGTCAAAATTATGTTATTTGGAGAGTTATATTATTTTTTAGGATAATCCAAGTTGACTTATTTTGTGTAAGAGTTTACAATTCAAAAGATATGAAAGATGAACTAAGAGAACATAAACTTGATAAACTAAAGAGATTAGAGGCCAAGGGCATAAATGCCTATCCTAACCGCTATCTGCCTTATGATTCCATAGTATCCTGCCTGGAAGATTGGGAGGATGATAAAGAAGTTAAAATTGCAGGGCGTATTATGGCTCTAAGAGGTCACGGCAAGAGCATATTTTTGGATCTTAAAGATGCAGCTTCTAGAATGCAGGTTTATATTAAAAACGATATTTTGGGCGAAGATAAGTTTGCTACTTTTAAAGAGTGTTTTGATATTGGAGATATTATTGGAGTAAATGGAGAGACTTTTAAAACACGGACTGGTGAAGGTACTCTTTTGGCAAAAAGCGTTACAATGCTGTCAAAATCACTCCTGCCTCTTCCTGAAAAGTGGCATGGATTAAAAGATGTAGAGATAAGACATAGAAAGCGTTACCTGGATTTGATTATGAACGATGAGTCCAAAGAGAGATTTTTGTTAAAAAGTAAGATAATAAATCTCCTGCGCAGCTTTCTTGATAAGAGAGGGTTTATTGAAGTTGAGACTCCCATGCTTCATGCTGTGGCAGGAGGAGCAGCCGGAGCACCTTTTAAAACTCATCTTGAAGTGTATGACTTAGACCTCAATCTTCGAATTGCACCGGAGCTTTACTTAAAGAGGTTGCTTGTTGGAGGATTTGAGAAAGTCTATGAGATAAATAGAAGCTTTAGAAATGAAGGTGTCTCTACCAAGCATAATCCTGAGTTTACCATGATGGAGCTATATTGGGCCTATGCAGATTATAACGATATAATGGCTCTGACTGAAGAACTTTTCTCTTTTCTTGCTCGTGAGATAAAAGGAAGTGAAGAGTTTGAGTATCAGGGCAAGAAGATTAGCTTTAAGGCCCCATTTAAGAGGTTAAGTTTTTCAGAGATACTGGGCGAAGAAGAGATTGATATGGATAGGCTTAAAGAGATAATGGAGAAGAAGCTCGATAAGAAATTAGAGAAACTCTCCAGGTCTCAGATTTTAAATTTATGTGAGGAGTATATAGAAGAACAACTTGATGATAACCCTATCTTTGTAGTCGATTATTTAAAAGAGATATCCCCTTTGGCTAAGAGAAAAGAGGGCAGCTCTAATCTTGCCGAGAGATTTGAACTTTTTATTGCTGGTATGGAGATTGCCAATGCATATAGCGAACTCAACAATCCGATTGAACAGAGAGAGAGATTTCAGGCCCAGAGCGGCGAAAGAAAAGAGCATGTAGATTATGATTTTGTTCAAGCTTTGGAATATGGAATGCCTCCTGCTGGAGGTTTGGGGATAGGCGTGGATAGGCTTATTATGGTACTTACTGACGCAGCTTCTATCAGAGAAGTCTTATTCTTCCCGCTGTTAAAACCAGAGAATACTTTATGAGGCTCGAATTCTGGCTGGCCAGGAAATATCTTCTGCGAAGAGAGACTAAATTCCTGAAACTTGTCTCTGTTATAACAGTCTTAGGTGTTGCTATTGGAGTAATGGCGCTGTTGGTTGTTATAGCTGTTATGAATGGTTTTGATCAGGAATTAGAAGATAAAATTTTAGGAATAAATTCTGACATCTTAATAAAGTCCCAGCCCCTAATCTCTAAACCGAATGAGATTATAGCCAGGATCCAAGACTTGGAAAGCGTAATAGCCAGTTCTTCTGTTATGGTAGGAAACGGAAGTCTTATCTATGAGGGTTATTTGGAGAATATATATATTAAAGGTGTAGATTTAAAAAGTGAAAAGAAGACTACCAGAATAGATAACTACCTCCTAAATAGGTTAGATAGCATACCGGGAGATGGTATCGTTGTAGGTAAAGTTATTGCCCAAAAGATGGGTCTGGGAATTGGTTCGTCCGTTAAGGTTCTTCTGCCTTTTAATCTTGATAGTTTTGATTTTAAAGTTGAAGGCATATTTGAATCAGGGATGTATGAGTATGATTCTTCTCTGGCCTATATAAATCTCCAAAAAGCAGAGAATATCTTCAATCTTCTAGGTGCAACTGCTATTGAGGTTAAGATAGAGGACTCTTATAAAGCTGATAAGATTAAAGCTGTAATTAAAGCTTGCTTAGGGTCTGATTTTGATGTTTTAAGCTGGATGGATATGAATAGAAATCTTTTTAATGCGCTTAGACTAGAAAAAACGGCAATGTTTATAATACTCTGCCTGATAATACTCGTAGCCTCTTTTAATATTGCCAGCATTCTTATTATGTCTGTATTGGAGAAAGTGAAAGATATTGGAGTTATGAAAGCAATAGGGATGAAGAATGCAACCATAAGAGGTGTCTTTATGATGCAGGGTATGCTAATAGGTCTCTCAGGTATCATTTTAGGGTCTGCCCTGGGGGGCGGGATAATATATCTTTTGGATAATTATCCTATAATAAAGCTGCCTTCGGATATCTATTATATCGACCGCTTGCCGGTCTCTACGTCTCTATTAGACTTTGCAATAATTATAGTTGCTGCTCTTGCTATAACATTTATATCTACATTATACCCTGCGATAAAGGCATCTAGGTTTGATCCTGTTGTTGCCTTGAGGTATGAATAATGATAACGCTTAGAAATATAAATAAATCTTTTAAGGTTGGAAATAAGAAGATAGATGTTTTAAGGGATCTCTCTTTTGAGGTGGCGGAGGGTGAGATTTTAGCTGTAAGAGGTCCCTCTGGTGCCGGTAAATCAACACTTCTTCATACTATAGGAGCTTTGGAGAGGCCGGATAAGGGGGAGGTCTATTTAGAGGGAGAGGATATTTATAGCTTTGATGAAAATAGAAAGGCTATATTCAGAAATAATAATATTGGTTTTGTATTTCAGTTCTATTATTTAATTCCGGAGTTAAGTATTCTTGAGAATGTTGCATTGCCTCTCTTTATAAAAAATATCAAAAGAGATAAGGTTTTAAATAAAGTCCGGGAGATTTTAAAGTTTTTGCAGATTGATAACAGAAAAGACCACTACCCTAATCAAGTTTCGGGGGGAGAGCAGCAGCGCGCTGCTATTGCCCGGGCTCTTATAGTAGAACCTAAGATTCTTCTCTGCGATGAGCCTACGGGAAATTTGGATTCTCAAATGGGTGGAGAAGTGTTAAAATTACTTGGATTAATAAGTAGAGATAGAGATACTACTATTGTAGTTGTAACCCATGATAGCGATGTAGCTTCCTGGGCAAAAAGAGAAATT includes these proteins:
- a CDS encoding nitronate monooxygenase family protein gives rise to the protein MEFKGLNIGDLKIEIPIIQGGMGVRVSNYSLVSAVSNEGALGVIAAVGLGETVDCSESDYKKRSSEALRESIRETKKRTDKPFGVNIMCALSNYDELVAVAEEEKVDVIITGAGLSMKLPSLVKNPRTKLLPIVSSGRAARIICANWKRKFNRLPDAVVVEGPLAGGHLGFSRAELDDPQHFYLDKILVDVIEVVKGFQADQHKIPVIAAGGIFDGKDIARVMKLGASGVQMATRFVCTHECDVSPKYKEMYINAKEEGIVIIQSPVGLPGRVIRNDFVTRIMQGERIDFECAYQCLSTCNPKKVNYCIGKALINASRGRMDKGFAMCGSNAYRINKIISVKELINELVKEARKSYVL
- the lysS gene encoding lysine--tRNA ligase, translated to MKDELREHKLDKLKRLEAKGINAYPNRYLPYDSIVSCLEDWEDDKEVKIAGRIMALRGHGKSIFLDLKDAASRMQVYIKNDILGEDKFATFKECFDIGDIIGVNGETFKTRTGEGTLLAKSVTMLSKSLLPLPEKWHGLKDVEIRHRKRYLDLIMNDESKERFLLKSKIINLLRSFLDKRGFIEVETPMLHAVAGGAAGAPFKTHLEVYDLDLNLRIAPELYLKRLLVGGFEKVYEINRSFRNEGVSTKHNPEFTMMELYWAYADYNDIMALTEELFSFLAREIKGSEEFEYQGKKISFKAPFKRLSFSEILGEEEIDMDRLKEIMEKKLDKKLEKLSRSQILNLCEEYIEEQLDDNPIFVVDYLKEISPLAKRKEGSSNLAERFELFIAGMEIANAYSELNNPIEQRERFQAQSGERKEHVDYDFVQALEYGMPPAGGLGIGVDRLIMVLTDAASIREVLFFPLLKPENTL
- a CDS encoding ABC transporter permease, encoding MRLEFWLARKYLLRRETKFLKLVSVITVLGVAIGVMALLVVIAVMNGFDQELEDKILGINSDILIKSQPLISKPNEIIARIQDLESVIASSSVMVGNGSLIYEGYLENIYIKGVDLKSEKKTTRIDNYLLNRLDSIPGDGIVVGKVIAQKMGLGIGSSVKVLLPFNLDSFDFKVEGIFESGMYEYDSSLAYINLQKAENIFNLLGATAIEVKIEDSYKADKIKAVIKACLGSDFDVLSWMDMNRNLFNALRLEKTAMFIILCLIILVASFNIASILIMSVLEKVKDIGVMKAIGMKNATIRGVFMMQGMLIGLSGIILGSALGGGIIYLLDNYPIIKLPSDIYYIDRLPVSTSLLDFAIIIVAALAITFISTLYPAIKASRFDPVVALRYE
- a CDS encoding ABC transporter ATP-binding protein, giving the protein MITLRNINKSFKVGNKKIDVLRDLSFEVAEGEILAVRGPSGAGKSTLLHTIGALERPDKGEVYLEGEDIYSFDENRKAIFRNNNIGFVFQFYYLIPELSILENVALPLFIKNIKRDKVLNKVREILKFLQIDNRKDHYPNQVSGGEQQRAAIARALIVEPKILLCDEPTGNLDSQMGGEVLKLLGLISRDRDTTIVVVTHDSDVASWAKREIYIKDGCIERDN